One Gadus chalcogrammus isolate NIFS_2021 chromosome 4, NIFS_Gcha_1.0, whole genome shotgun sequence DNA segment encodes these proteins:
- the LOC130380355 gene encoding uncharacterized protein LOC130380355 isoform X2, with the protein MSGLIETMEMIFLLLGFLFFVKGCTGLTLYGEVGGTAVFQCNSTMENINSIYFQGGPGFTDFIIGYHKTKNLTGPSRPDTYLNHVDKTVTFWNLTVSDEGTYKCVIDHGVGRGITEDTTTRLILIERPPTPSIETQPLCNVSCALRCTADTTDLGPVSYEWKKDEGEWTEGDALKNISSSDTPEKFFCRLKTRVRTSNTSLPMENPLYKPVPDVGMIIGIIIAILCIFAPIAVMVKCCPSNPLSMLILRNDFLRRRIFCNQQRPQSAPQADPVSASEEVAEREIFVPQPPVAEDSEMKTLNNTNSNENM; encoded by the exons ATGTCTGGACTCATCGAAACG ATGGAGATGATATTTTTATTGCTGGGATTTCTCTTCTTTGTCAAAG GTTGTACTGGCCTTACTCTTTATGGAGAGGTCGGAGGGACGGCCGTATTTCAATGCAACTCAACTATGGAGAACATCAATTCTATTTACTTTCAAGGAGGCCCAGGTTTTACTGATTTTATAATTGGATATCATAAGACGAAGAACCTCACTGGGCCCAGTCGACCTGACACCTACTTGAACCATGTGGATAAAACGGTAACCTTTTGGAATCTAACCGTCTCAGACGAAGGGACATACAAATGCGTCATAGACCATGGGGTCGGCCGTGGAATTACTGAAGACACTACAACAAGACTCATCCTAATTG AGCGCCCTCCGACGCCCAGTATAGAGACCCAGCCACTGTGTAATGTCAGTTGTGCTCTGAGGTGTACCGCGGACACCACCGATCTGGGACCGGTCTCCTACGAATGGAAGAAAGACGAAGGAGAGTGGACCGAGGGTGACGCGCTGAAGAATATCAGCAGTTCTGATACCCCTGAGAAGTTCTTCTGCAGGCTGAAGACCCGTGTGAGgaccagcaacaccagcctGCCCATGGAAAATCCACTCTATAAACCAGTACCAG ATGTTGGGATGATTATCGGAATAATTATTGCCATATTATGCATTTTTGCTCCAATTGCAGTAATGGTGAAGTGTT GTCCGAGCAATCCACTTTCTATGTTAATCCTCCGGAATGATTTTCTGAGGAGACGCATAT tCTGTAACCAGCAACGACCCCAATCAGCCCCACAAGCCGATCCAGTATCAGCAAGCGAAGAAGTCGCAG AACGTGAGATTTTCGTGCCTCAGCCGCCCG TTGCTGAGGATTCGGAGATGAAAACGTTGAATAATACAAATTCAAATGAAAACATGTAA
- the LOC130380355 gene encoding uncharacterized protein LOC130380355 isoform X1: protein MSGLIETMEMIFLLLGFLFFVKGCTGLTLYGEVGGTAVFQCNSTMENINSIYFQGGPGFTDFIIGYHKTKNLTGPSRPDTYLNHVDKTVTFWNLTVSDEGTYKCVIDHGVGRGITEDTTTRLILIERPPTPSIETQPLCNVSCALRCTADTTDLGPVSYEWKKDEGEWTEGDALKNISSSDTPEKFFCRLKTRVRTSNTSLPMENPLYKPVPDVGMIIGIIIAILCIFAPIAVMVKCCPSNPLSMLILRNDFLRRRIFCNQQRPQSAPQADPVSASEEVAEREILVPQPPVAEDLELETLNNTNSNENM, encoded by the exons ATGTCTGGACTCATCGAAACG ATGGAGATGATATTTTTATTGCTGGGATTTCTCTTCTTTGTCAAAG GTTGTACTGGCCTTACTCTTTATGGAGAGGTCGGAGGGACGGCCGTATTTCAATGCAACTCAACTATGGAGAACATCAATTCTATTTACTTTCAAGGAGGCCCAGGTTTTACTGATTTTATAATTGGATATCATAAGACGAAGAACCTCACTGGGCCCAGTCGACCTGACACCTACTTGAACCATGTGGATAAAACGGTAACCTTTTGGAATCTAACCGTCTCAGACGAAGGGACATACAAATGCGTCATAGACCATGGGGTCGGCCGTGGAATTACTGAAGACACTACAACAAGACTCATCCTAATTG AGCGCCCTCCGACGCCCAGTATAGAGACCCAGCCACTGTGTAATGTCAGTTGTGCTCTGAGGTGTACCGCGGACACCACCGATCTGGGACCGGTCTCCTACGAATGGAAGAAAGACGAAGGAGAGTGGACCGAGGGTGACGCGCTGAAGAATATCAGCAGTTCTGATACCCCTGAGAAGTTCTTCTGCAGGCTGAAGACCCGTGTGAGgaccagcaacaccagcctGCCCATGGAAAATCCACTCTATAAACCAGTACCAG ATGTTGGGATGATTATCGGAATAATTATTGCCATATTATGCATTTTTGCTCCAATTGCAGTAATGGTGAAGTGTT GTCCGAGCAATCCACTTTCTATGTTAATCCTCCGGAATGATTTTCTGAGGAGACGCATAT tCTGTAACCAGCAACGACCCCAATCAGCCCCACAAGCCGATCCAGTATCAGCAAGCGAAGAAGTCGCAG AACGTGAGATTCTCGTGCCTCAGCCGCCCG TTGCTGAGGATTTGGAGTTGGAAACGTTGAATAATACAAATTCAAATGAAAACATGTAA
- the LOC130380355 gene encoding uncharacterized protein LOC130380355 isoform X3 → MSGLIETMEMIFLLLGFLFFVKGCTGLTLYGEVGGTAVFQCNSTMENINSIYFQGGPGFTDFIIGYHKTKNLTGPSRPDTYLNHVDKTVTFWNLTVSDEGTYKCVIDHGVGRGITEDTTTRLILIERPPTPSIETQPLCNVSCALRCTADTTDLGPVSYEWKKDEGEWTEGDALKNISSSDTPEKFFCRLKTRVRTSNTSLPMENPLYKPVPDVGMIIGIIIAILCIFAPIAVMVKCCPSNPLSMLILRNDFLRRRIFCNQQRPQSAPQADPVSASEEVAVAEDLELETLNNTNSNENM, encoded by the exons ATGTCTGGACTCATCGAAACG ATGGAGATGATATTTTTATTGCTGGGATTTCTCTTCTTTGTCAAAG GTTGTACTGGCCTTACTCTTTATGGAGAGGTCGGAGGGACGGCCGTATTTCAATGCAACTCAACTATGGAGAACATCAATTCTATTTACTTTCAAGGAGGCCCAGGTTTTACTGATTTTATAATTGGATATCATAAGACGAAGAACCTCACTGGGCCCAGTCGACCTGACACCTACTTGAACCATGTGGATAAAACGGTAACCTTTTGGAATCTAACCGTCTCAGACGAAGGGACATACAAATGCGTCATAGACCATGGGGTCGGCCGTGGAATTACTGAAGACACTACAACAAGACTCATCCTAATTG AGCGCCCTCCGACGCCCAGTATAGAGACCCAGCCACTGTGTAATGTCAGTTGTGCTCTGAGGTGTACCGCGGACACCACCGATCTGGGACCGGTCTCCTACGAATGGAAGAAAGACGAAGGAGAGTGGACCGAGGGTGACGCGCTGAAGAATATCAGCAGTTCTGATACCCCTGAGAAGTTCTTCTGCAGGCTGAAGACCCGTGTGAGgaccagcaacaccagcctGCCCATGGAAAATCCACTCTATAAACCAGTACCAG ATGTTGGGATGATTATCGGAATAATTATTGCCATATTATGCATTTTTGCTCCAATTGCAGTAATGGTGAAGTGTT GTCCGAGCAATCCACTTTCTATGTTAATCCTCCGGAATGATTTTCTGAGGAGACGCATAT tCTGTAACCAGCAACGACCCCAATCAGCCCCACAAGCCGATCCAGTATCAGCAAGCGAAGAAGTCGCAG TTGCTGAGGATTTGGAGTTGGAAACGTTGAATAATACAAATTCAAATGAAAACATGTAA